ACCCTGGGACTGGTATAGAGgctattgtgagccacctgacatgggtgctgggaaccaaacttgggtcctgtggaagagcagttaagaactcttaaccactgagtaatctcGTCAGTTCCACTTATGTCTTTAGTTTAAAAATggctttgtttacatttatttgtttgtttgtttatgtgtttacTGTGTGTACCCATGTATGTGCTTTGTGCTATTGCAAACTCAATTATTCTCCAGTCTTACccttaatgtttatttattatgtatttgtatcAATTAATTACACAGTTGGGGTTGCTGAAGCACAGGGACGTCAAGTGACTATGCCCATACAAGTAGCATGGATATTACCTAATTGTGATGCCAGGCTCAAAACCCCGGAGACCAGGTCTTCACCTACTTGCTGTTGTCACTGCTCAGGGACTGGCCCCTAGGGTTGTAGGATGGTAAATTTTGATACATTTGTGGTGGGAAATTCAGGATTATTGTAGTTTCTGCCCACTCCTCCTTGCCCCCTTTTTTCACTTTTTCCAATTGTCTTCACTTATGTTCTTTTATGCGAGGGAGACAAGTTCCACATGACAGACCTTCACTGTTCACTCTTTAGAACTTGGATGCTCTGTAGAGCTGATCCTTCCTTTAGGAATTAGACTGTAAGAGAAAGCCAGAGCCGGTTTACAAGAATCGCAGTGGCGATCGGAGTCTTACTAAAGCGCAATCATGTCTATTATGTCCTATAACGGAGGGGCCATCATGGCCATGAAGGGAAAGAACTGTGTGGCCATCGCCGCGGACAGGCGTTTCGGAATCCAGGCCCAGATGGTGACCACAGACTTCCAGAAGATCTTTCCCATGGGTGACAGGCTGTACATAGGCTTGGCCGGGCTGGCCACCGACGTCCAGACAGTTGCTCAGCGCCTCAAGTTCCGGCTGAACCTGTATGAGCTGAAGGAAGGTCGGCAGATCAAGCCCTACACCCTCATGAGCATGGTGGCCAACCTCTTGTATGAGAAACGGTTTGGTCCCTACTACACAGAGCCTGTCATTGCCGGTTGGACCCGAAGACCTTTAAGCCCTTCATTTGCTCTCTAGACCTCATTGGCTGCCCCATGGTAACTGACGACTTTGTGGTCAGTGGTACCTGCTCCGAACAGATGTATGGGATGTGCGAGTCTCTCTGGGAGCCCAACATGGATCCAGAACACCTGTTTGAGACCATTTCCCAAGCCATGCTGAACGCCGTGGACCAGGATGCTGTCTCGGGCATGGGCGTCATTGTCCATATCATCGAAAAGGACAAGATCACCACCAGGACACTGAAGGCCCGGATGGACTAACCCTGCGCCCTGGTCCtggtttccttttgttatttttctttcaaaaaaaaaaaaaaaggaattagaCTGTAAATAGTGCCTGTTAAATTGTTTCTATTattcccccctcccttccacctctctctgtctctctctctctgccattttatTTCAGGTTTCCTAGAGTCATTTGCATAAATAATTGAAAACTGGCTTACATACATAGCAGTAAAAATTTTAACCTGTGCTTTGCGGTAGTAACGTCTGCCCTTTCTTTATAATGAGCATGTCTGGATGGTACAAAGATCCCTTTGTCTCCGCAGCCTCAATAAACCAATGGTATGAATAGAGACTTGGTTTGTCTTAGGCAGAAGAGCAGCAGCCTCCTGTGGGAGCCTGATAGGAGTTTAACAATCGCTTGCGAGCTACGTTATCAATATCTTGGAAAGGTACATGGAGGTGTCCCaatgtgccattttttttttattttagtgacttAATGGAGAATCTCTAAATAGATATGGGAAAAATACGAGAAAAATATTTGTGCCAGGTGTGTGTGGGATCAGGGGTACAAAACAGCTATTCTAGTGTTTGGAAGGCTGAGATGTGAGTGTGAACCTGgtttgaagcacacacacacacacacacacacacacacacacagagagagagagagagagagagagagagagagagagagagagagagagttagagagGTTTCAAATATTCTGTAATATTCTCCTtatgcaaacaaatgaaaataattgaagaaaaaaaatcatctctccctctccagttaATGACTTAATGACAGAATTCTACCAATCATTCCTCTTAAATATTCgctattctttccttctctggccCCACTGTACTGTCTCCTGTCAGCACCAACAGGGACAGAGACGCAGGAGGAccctttatcacagcaacagtacaGGACCTAGGGTTGCTGCCACAGGTCGTAGTAATTTGTGGAATTCGTACTGTGAAGGAAATTAGGTCTTTGGTTAGTATGAGTTATATGTaagggttttgttgctgtggtttcatttgtcttttcttttatattattgagaaaaggaaaaaaaaagtatccgcctcctcccagcctcccatttccctccccctcctcccacccttctccctcctctcccaagctcctctccccctccctctccagtccatagagcagtcagggttccctgccctgtggaaagtccaaggtccgcccccctccgtccatgtcaaggaaggtgaacaaccaaactggctaggctcccacagagccagaacatgaagtagggtcaaaacctaNNNNNNNNNNNNNNNNNNNNNNNNNNNNNNNNNNNNNNNNNNNNNNNNNNNNNNNNNNNNNNNNNNNNNNNNNNNNNNNNNNNNNNNNNNNNNNNNNNNNNNNNNNNNNNNNNNNNNNNNNNNNNNNNNNNNNNNNNNNNNNNNNNNNNNNNNNNNNNNNNNNNNNNNNNNNNNNNNNNNNNNNNNNNNNNNNNNNNNNNNNNNNNNNNNNNNNNNNNNNNNNNNNNNNNNNNNNNNNNNNNNNNNNNNNNNNNNNNNNNNNNNNNNNNNNNNNNNNNNNNNNNNNNNNNNNNNNNNNNNNNNNNNNNNNNNNNNNNNNNNNNNNNNNNNNNNNNNNNNNNNNNNNNNNNNNNNNNNNNNNNNNNNNNNNNNNNNNNNNNNNNNNNNNNNNNNNNNNNNNNNNNNNNNNNNNNNNNNNNNNNNNNNNNNNNNNNNNNNNNNNNNNNNNNNNNNNNNNNNNNNNNNNNNNNNNNNNNNNNNNNNNNNNNNNNNNNNNNNN
This genomic window from Microtus ochrogaster isolate Prairie Vole_2 chromosome 16, MicOch1.0, whole genome shotgun sequence contains:
- the LOC101991843 gene encoding LOW QUALITY PROTEIN: proteasome subunit beta type-3-like (The sequence of the model RefSeq protein was modified relative to this genomic sequence to represent the inferred CDS: inserted 1 base in 1 codon), whose amino-acid sequence is MSIMSYNGGAIMAMKGKNCVAIAADRRFGIQAQMVTTDFQKIFPMGDRLYIGLAGLATDVQTVAQRLKFRLNLYELKEGRQIKPYTLMSMVANLLYEKRFGPYYTEPVIAGXDPKTFKPFICSLDLIGCPMVTDDFVVSGTCSEQMYGMCESLWEPNMDPEHLFETISQAMLNAVDQDAVSGMGVIVHIIEKDKITTRTLKARMD